Proteins from a genomic interval of Zingiber officinale cultivar Zhangliang chromosome 2A, Zo_v1.1, whole genome shotgun sequence:
- the LOC122044230 gene encoding uncharacterized protein LOC122044230, producing the protein MEKTSPMDTKITRSQVWIEGHKRKNGEPSTQAVGEKMKKILECPPESQNTTNIADDAISIVFGNEARGRVRGMGFGVTPSKVGASVQQNGMVQQLQTIVQNVQQQMQEMRQQNQLEMQEMRSMFLQSMRQQNHPEQIASGGICSGIGNEFGSNSDINIGAKKSGDFGHVFQVIIIKLCISESQNCYKNIYD; encoded by the exons ATG gaAAAGACAAGTCCGATGGATACAAAAATTACGAGATCGCAAGTTTGGATTGAAGGTCACAAGAGAAAAAATGGGGAGCCCAGTACTCAAGCCGTTGGAGAGAAAATG aaaaaaatattagaatgtcCACCCGAATCTCAAAACACAACTAATATTGCTGATGATGCAATTAGCATTGTGTTTGGCAATGAAGCTCGGGGTAGAGTGCGTGGAATGGGTTTTGGAGTAACACCATCAAAAGTTGGAGCTTCAGTGCAACAAAATGGAATGGTTCAACAACTTCAAACTATAGTACAAAATGTTCAACAACAAATGCAGGAAATGAGGCAACAAAATCAActagaaatgcaagaaatgaggtcTATGTTTTTACAAAGTATGAGACAACAAAATCATCCAGAACAG ATTGCTAGTGGTGGTATTTGTAGCGGTATTGGGAATGAATTTGGTAGCAATAGCGATATTAATATTGGTGCCAAAAAAAGTGGTGACTTTGGTCATGTTTTTCAGGTGATTATCATAAAATTATGTATTTCTGAATCACAAAATTgttacaaaaatatatatgattga